A window of Thermosynechococcus sp. NK55a contains these coding sequences:
- the tkt gene encoding transketolase → MPAVTQSLDELCINAIRFLAIDAVQKANSGHPGLPMGAAPMAYVLWNQFMRFNPKNPQWFNRDRFVLSAGHGCMLQYALLYLTGYDSVTIEDIKQFRQWGSRTPGHPENFETPGVEVTTGPLGQGICNAVGLAVAEAHLAARFNKPDIKLVDHYTYVILGDGCNMEGVSGEACSLAGHWGLGKLIALYDDNHISIDGSTDIAFTEDVCKRFEAYGWHVQHVADGNTDLAGIAKAIEAAKAVTDKPSLIKVTTTIGYGSPNKANTAGVHGAALGPEEVKLTRENLGWNYEPFVVPEEVLSHFRKAIERGASYEAEWNQTLATYRQKYPEEAAEFERLLRGELPANWDANLPSYTPADKAVATRKHSEICLNAIAPNLPELIGGSADLTHSNLTELKCSGDFQKGQYHNRNIRFGVREHGMAAICNGIALHNSGLIPYCATFLVFADYLRPALRLSALSQAGVIYVMTHDSIALGEDGPTHQPVETLASLRAIPNLLVIRPADGNETSGAYQVAVQRRKQPTLLALTRQNVPNLAGSSAANVAKGAYTLVDCEGTPDLILIGTGSEVSLCVKAAETLTANGKKVRVVSMPSWELFEEQSPEYKASVLPAGVKRLAVEAASSFGWCRYADATVSIERFGASAPGNVLMEKFGFTVDNVVAKANALLS, encoded by the coding sequence ATGCCTGCGGTTACTCAATCCCTTGATGAACTCTGTATTAATGCGATCCGTTTCCTGGCGATCGATGCGGTACAAAAGGCCAACTCTGGGCACCCCGGCCTGCCCATGGGGGCGGCTCCCATGGCCTATGTGCTCTGGAACCAGTTCATGCGGTTTAACCCCAAAAATCCGCAGTGGTTCAATCGCGATCGCTTTGTCCTGTCGGCGGGTCATGGCTGTATGTTGCAGTATGCCCTGCTCTACCTCACAGGCTATGACAGCGTTACCATTGAGGATATTAAACAGTTCCGCCAGTGGGGGTCGCGCACGCCCGGTCACCCCGAAAACTTTGAAACCCCCGGTGTGGAGGTGACCACAGGTCCCCTCGGTCAAGGGATTTGTAACGCCGTTGGCTTAGCGGTGGCTGAAGCCCATCTGGCCGCCCGCTTCAACAAGCCCGACATCAAACTGGTAGATCACTACACCTACGTCATCCTTGGGGATGGCTGCAATATGGAGGGGGTCTCCGGAGAAGCCTGCTCCCTTGCTGGTCACTGGGGCTTGGGTAAACTCATTGCCCTCTACGACGATAACCACATTTCTATTGACGGCTCCACCGACATTGCCTTTACAGAGGATGTTTGCAAGCGTTTTGAAGCCTACGGTTGGCACGTGCAGCACGTTGCCGATGGCAATACAGATCTTGCCGGCATTGCCAAGGCCATTGAAGCTGCTAAGGCCGTAACCGATAAACCCTCACTCATTAAAGTCACCACCACCATTGGCTACGGTTCCCCCAACAAAGCCAACACTGCCGGTGTGCACGGTGCTGCTCTCGGCCCTGAGGAGGTCAAGCTTACCCGTGAAAACCTTGGCTGGAACTATGAACCCTTTGTCGTCCCCGAGGAAGTTCTGAGCCACTTCCGCAAAGCCATTGAGCGCGGTGCCAGCTATGAAGCAGAGTGGAACCAAACCCTGGCCACCTACCGCCAGAAATATCCTGAGGAGGCCGCCGAATTTGAACGGCTGCTACGGGGTGAATTGCCCGCCAACTGGGATGCCAATCTCCCCAGTTACACGCCTGCGGATAAGGCCGTGGCTACCCGCAAGCATTCGGAAATTTGCCTGAACGCGATTGCCCCTAACCTGCCAGAACTCATTGGCGGTTCTGCGGACCTGACCCACTCCAACCTCACTGAACTGAAGTGTTCCGGTGACTTCCAAAAAGGTCAGTACCACAATCGCAACATTCGCTTTGGCGTCCGTGAACACGGCATGGCCGCTATTTGCAACGGCATTGCTCTCCACAATTCCGGCTTGATTCCCTACTGCGCTACCTTCTTAGTCTTTGCTGATTACCTGCGGCCTGCCCTGCGCCTCTCCGCGCTCTCCCAAGCGGGTGTCATCTATGTGATGACCCACGACTCCATTGCCCTTGGGGAAGATGGGCCTACTCACCAACCTGTGGAAACCTTGGCCTCCCTGCGTGCCATTCCCAACCTACTGGTGATCCGGCCGGCCGATGGCAATGAAACCTCGGGGGCTTACCAAGTGGCCGTCCAACGGCGCAAACAGCCCACCCTACTGGCCCTGACCCGCCAAAATGTGCCCAACTTGGCCGGTAGCTCTGCGGCGAATGTCGCCAAAGGTGCCTATACCCTTGTGGATTGTGAAGGTACCCCCGACTTGATCCTGATTGGAACAGGTTCAGAGGTCTCCCTCTGTGTCAAGGCCGCTGAAACCCTGACCGCCAATGGCAAAAAGGTGCGGGTGGTGTCCATGCCCTCTTGGGAACTCTTTGAGGAGCAATCCCCTGAGTACAAAGCCAGTGTGCTGCCGGCGGGGGTAAAACGCCTTGCTGTGGAGGCGGCTTCTAGTTTTGGTTGGTGCCGCTATGCCGATGCAACGGTATCAATCGAGCGCTTTGGTGCCTCGGCTCCTGGTAACGTCCTCATGGAGAAATTTGGCTTCACTGTGGACAATGTGGTGGCCAAAGCCAATGCCCTTCTCAGCTAA
- the fabF gene encoding beta-ketoacyl-ACP synthase II encodes MAKAHQKRVVVTGMGAITPLGNTLAEYWEGLMAGRNGIDYITAFDASRHDCRIAAEVRGFDPTLYMDRKDAKRMDRFAQFAVAASKQALADAQLTIDEGNATDIGIIIGTGVGGLKVMEDQQEVYLTRGPDRCSPFMIPMMIANMAAGLTAIHTGAKGPNSCSVTACAAGSNAIGDAFRMVQHGYAKAMICGGTEAAITPLSVAGFAAARALSTRNDDPHHASRPFDLHRDGFVLGEGAGILILEELEFALARGARIYAEMVGYGLTCDAYHMTAPSPGGEGAARAIEACLKDAEIAPDQVSYINAHGTSTPANDSTETAAIKRALGEENARRVAVSSTKSMTGHLLGGSGGIEAIATVMAIAHDRIPPTINLEQPDPACDLDYVPHQSRACPVTVALSNSFGFGGHNVTLAFRKFTPDL; translated from the coding sequence ATGGCAAAGGCGCATCAAAAACGGGTCGTTGTCACGGGGATGGGGGCAATTACCCCCCTCGGCAACACCCTTGCGGAGTATTGGGAAGGGTTAATGGCCGGTCGCAACGGCATTGATTACATCACGGCTTTTGATGCCAGTCGTCATGACTGCCGCATTGCGGCTGAGGTGCGTGGCTTTGATCCCACCCTCTACATGGATCGCAAAGATGCCAAGCGCATGGATCGCTTTGCTCAATTTGCCGTGGCTGCCAGTAAGCAAGCCCTTGCGGATGCCCAATTGACAATTGACGAGGGCAATGCCACTGACATTGGCATCATTATTGGTACGGGTGTGGGTGGTCTAAAGGTAATGGAGGATCAGCAGGAGGTCTATCTCACGAGGGGGCCCGATCGCTGTAGTCCGTTTATGATCCCGATGATGATTGCCAATATGGCCGCAGGACTCACCGCCATTCACACCGGTGCCAAGGGCCCCAATTCCTGTTCGGTAACCGCCTGTGCAGCAGGTTCCAATGCCATTGGCGATGCCTTCCGCATGGTGCAACACGGTTACGCCAAGGCGATGATCTGTGGGGGTACAGAGGCGGCGATTACGCCCCTATCGGTGGCAGGTTTTGCGGCAGCTCGCGCCCTTTCTACCCGCAATGATGATCCCCACCATGCCAGCCGCCCCTTTGACCTCCACCGCGATGGCTTTGTCCTTGGGGAAGGGGCCGGCATCTTGATCCTGGAAGAATTGGAATTTGCCCTTGCCCGGGGAGCACGCATCTATGCGGAAATGGTGGGCTACGGCTTGACCTGTGATGCCTACCACATGACTGCTCCCTCACCGGGGGGAGAAGGGGCTGCCCGTGCCATTGAAGCTTGCCTCAAGGATGCGGAGATTGCCCCGGATCAGGTGAGCTATATCAACGCCCACGGTACCAGTACCCCCGCCAACGACAGTACGGAAACCGCCGCCATTAAACGTGCCCTTGGCGAAGAAAATGCGCGTCGCGTTGCCGTGAGTTCGACAAAATCCATGACAGGGCACCTGCTGGGGGGGTCAGGGGGTATCGAGGCGATCGCCACGGTAATGGCCATAGCCCACGATCGCATCCCCCCTACAATTAACTTGGAGCAACCGGATCCCGCCTGCGATCTGGACTATGTTCCCCATCAGAGCCGGGCCTGTCCGGTGACGGTGGCTTTGTCCAACTCCTTTGGCTTTGGTGGGCACAACGTCACGTTGGCCTTCCGCAAGTTTACTCCCGACCTTTAA
- the acpP gene encoding acyl carrier protein, whose amino-acid sequence MNQSEILEKVKAIVADQLSVDAEKVVPEASFAEDLNADSLDSVELIMALEEEFGVEIPDEEAEKLKTVQDVLDFINNKVAA is encoded by the coding sequence ATGAATCAATCTGAAATTCTTGAAAAAGTAAAAGCCATTGTTGCCGATCAACTCAGTGTTGATGCAGAAAAAGTTGTACCCGAAGCCAGTTTTGCCGAAGACCTCAACGCTGACTCCCTTGACTCCGTGGAGTTGATCATGGCCCTTGAGGAAGAGTTTGGTGTGGAAATTCCCGATGAAGAGGCAGAAAAACTCAAAACCGTCCAAGATGTCCTTGACTTTATCAACAATAAGGTAGCTGCATAG
- a CDS encoding ribonuclease R family protein, producing the protein MIEGRLRCSSKGFCFAIQDTEGAEDIFVREHQLSTAWNGDRVLVRVTREGRRKKSPEGEVKLILERGNPSVIARVKQTEDGFRGTPLDDRLLFEIALEPNDLVPDLSTVVDQLVHVNIRRYPLGGYLPTGEIAQILGSDAQSAPVLDLVCCKHNLVRQFNPALRTAAATLNAQLETLDLSDRQDLRELVTITLVAPGQEPQVAFSLDALGQDLWKLGIHISDVGGLLPQDELLDRTARRQGMSLATPELSLPLLPQELERLRLLPGGDRAAISLLIEINTAGEVQSYRIYRSCIRIDACVTSEQVAATLALGDSSGDWLRALIHLANAVSERRQARGSIEVTPAAALSLAYADEGLAPAIFLPKVTPWTSLVILANELLGRHLAKLGVPALYRTQPVPELYAVQDFLKLCQNLNLPLSLDNPSQVTSRDYQRFMAQLAPSDLAAVLQELLLDKLKPASDSPMALNHFSLATGEGYAHFCSPLQRYTDIVNQRILHILLTQGRDRRGPRAKERVNLGESSCLEQVNWTVFTTDIQREVDTLVNELAPHLQERERQTYMAWKDLVGLQRVRQVQACIGEVRPGIITGVQSYGFFVELLDFNVEGLVHVSSLKDDWYEYRAYAQTLTGRRNRLRYRLGDRVEVLIKNVDSYRQQVDLTVISGGSQATEEDLNDSSDGGETLTPPEDDATENL; encoded by the coding sequence TTGATTGAAGGGCGGCTGCGCTGCTCGAGCAAGGGCTTTTGCTTTGCCATTCAAGATACCGAGGGTGCGGAAGATATTTTTGTACGCGAGCATCAACTCAGTACTGCTTGGAATGGCGATCGCGTGCTGGTGCGGGTCACCCGTGAAGGCCGCCGCAAGAAATCTCCAGAGGGGGAAGTGAAACTCATCCTTGAGCGAGGAAATCCCTCGGTGATTGCTCGGGTTAAACAGACAGAAGATGGGTTTCGTGGGACGCCCCTCGACGATCGCCTGCTCTTTGAAATTGCCCTTGAGCCAAATGACCTTGTGCCCGATCTATCGACGGTGGTGGATCAGCTGGTGCATGTAAACATTCGCCGCTATCCTTTGGGGGGCTACCTGCCCACGGGGGAAATTGCCCAGATCCTAGGGAGCGATGCCCAATCGGCACCTGTCCTTGACTTGGTTTGCTGCAAACACAACCTTGTCCGCCAATTTAATCCAGCCCTGCGCACAGCAGCCGCCACCTTGAATGCCCAGTTGGAGACCTTGGACCTCAGCGATCGCCAAGACTTGCGGGAGCTGGTCACCATTACCTTAGTCGCCCCCGGCCAAGAGCCCCAAGTGGCCTTTTCCCTCGATGCTCTTGGGCAAGATCTCTGGAAGTTGGGGATTCACATTAGCGATGTGGGGGGATTACTTCCCCAGGATGAACTGCTGGATCGCACGGCTCGCCGTCAGGGCATGAGCCTGGCAACGCCTGAACTCAGTTTGCCCCTATTGCCGCAGGAATTGGAGAGGCTGCGCTTACTGCCGGGGGGCGATCGCGCTGCCATTTCGCTGCTGATTGAAATCAACACCGCCGGCGAAGTTCAGTCCTACAGGATTTACCGCAGTTGTATCCGCATTGATGCCTGTGTCACCAGTGAACAAGTGGCGGCTACCCTTGCCCTAGGAGACAGTTCTGGGGATTGGTTGCGCGCTTTAATTCACCTCGCCAATGCCGTGAGCGAGCGGCGACAGGCACGGGGGAGTATTGAAGTGACCCCAGCGGCGGCCCTGAGCCTTGCCTATGCCGATGAGGGCCTTGCCCCCGCCATTTTCCTACCAAAGGTGACCCCTTGGACCAGCTTGGTTATTCTTGCCAATGAACTCCTTGGCCGTCATTTGGCGAAGTTGGGGGTACCGGCCCTCTATCGCACGCAACCTGTACCCGAACTTTATGCGGTGCAGGATTTTCTCAAGCTGTGCCAAAATTTGAACTTGCCCTTGAGCCTAGACAATCCCTCCCAGGTCACGTCCCGCGACTATCAGCGGTTTATGGCGCAATTGGCCCCTTCGGATCTGGCAGCTGTGTTGCAGGAACTCTTGCTCGATAAACTCAAACCCGCCAGTGATTCCCCTATGGCGCTGAATCACTTTAGTTTGGCCACTGGAGAGGGCTATGCCCATTTCTGCTCGCCGTTGCAACGCTACACCGATATTGTCAATCAGCGCATTTTACACATTCTCCTGACACAAGGGCGCGATCGCCGCGGGCCACGGGCAAAAGAGCGCGTCAATCTTGGCGAGTCCAGTTGCTTGGAGCAGGTGAATTGGACAGTTTTCACCACCGACATTCAGCGGGAAGTAGACACGCTCGTTAACGAATTAGCCCCCCACCTCCAAGAGCGGGAGCGGCAAACCTACATGGCTTGGAAGGATTTAGTAGGGCTGCAACGGGTGCGCCAAGTCCAAGCCTGTATCGGCGAAGTGCGTCCTGGCATTATTACGGGCGTGCAGTCCTATGGCTTCTTTGTGGAACTGCTTGATTTTAATGTGGAGGGCCTAGTCCACGTCAGTTCCCTCAAGGATGACTGGTATGAATACCGCGCCTATGCCCAAACTTTGACGGGTCGGCGTAATCGCCTGCGTTACCGCTTGGGCGATCGCGTTGAAGTGCTGATTAAAAATGTGGATTCCTACCGCCAGCAGGTGGACTTAACAGTCATTAGTGGCGGCTCCCAAGCAACCGAAGAAGATCTCAACGACAGCAGTGACGGCGGGGAAACCCTCACCCCTCCTGAGGATGACGCCACTGAGAATCTGTAA
- the fmt gene encoding methionyl-tRNA formyltransferase, with product MNIVYFGTPEFALAPLQRLLATETYQVLGVVTQPDRRRGRGNQLSPSPVKALALRHRLPIWQPPSLRRDPQLPEVLRSLAADVFVVVAYGQILPQSILEIPRYGCINIHGSLLPKYRGAAPIQWALYHGEQETGVTTMLMDAGLDTGPMLLKRKVGIHLEDNAATLSAKLSEIGADLLLDTLQQLPQLQAEPQNDAEATYAPLIQKRDYAIDWERSALALHNQVRAFYPYAYTQWQGTPLKILQTWPLIPEVAAKLPEPLQSCVREPEASAAPGTVLALVKGWGPVVQTGKGGLLLSQVQLSGRKAQSGWDFVNGVRLAIATQFGILSSAL from the coding sequence TTGAACATCGTTTATTTTGGCACACCGGAGTTTGCCCTTGCGCCCCTCCAACGGCTGTTGGCAACAGAGACCTATCAGGTGCTGGGGGTGGTCACCCAGCCCGATCGGCGGCGGGGACGGGGCAACCAATTATCCCCTTCTCCTGTTAAGGCCTTAGCCCTTCGCCACAGGTTACCCATTTGGCAGCCCCCAAGTCTGCGTCGAGATCCACAGCTGCCTGAAGTCCTGCGATCGCTGGCTGCTGATGTCTTTGTGGTTGTTGCCTACGGTCAAATCTTGCCCCAGTCCATTCTTGAAATTCCCCGTTACGGCTGCATCAATATCCACGGCTCCCTGCTGCCGAAGTATCGCGGTGCAGCTCCAATTCAGTGGGCACTCTACCACGGCGAACAGGAAACCGGCGTAACGACGATGCTCATGGATGCCGGTCTGGACACAGGCCCAATGCTCCTGAAGCGAAAAGTCGGCATTCATTTAGAGGATAACGCTGCTACCCTCAGCGCCAAGCTCAGCGAGATAGGTGCTGACCTACTACTAGACACCTTGCAGCAACTGCCACAGCTTCAAGCCGAACCCCAAAATGACGCTGAGGCTACCTACGCGCCGCTCATTCAAAAAAGGGACTATGCGATTGATTGGGAGCGATCGGCCCTAGCCCTCCACAACCAGGTGCGCGCCTTCTATCCCTATGCCTATACGCAGTGGCAAGGGACACCCTTGAAAATTTTGCAAACGTGGCCATTGATTCCCGAAGTGGCGGCCAAATTACCCGAACCCCTACAGTCTTGTGTCCGTGAGCCTGAGGCCTCTGCCGCCCCCGGTACGGTGCTAGCTCTCGTCAAGGGCTGGGGGCCAGTAGTACAGACGGGCAAGGGTGGCCTACTCCTGAGTCAAGTGCAGTTGAGTGGTCGCAAAGCGCAATCGGGGTGGGATTTTGTCAATGGGGTTCGCCTGGCGATCGCCACTCAATTCGGTATTCTGTCCTCAGCTCTGTAA
- a CDS encoding ribbon-helix-helix domain-containing protein, with protein sequence MEDKQKVTLYLSPDVHRQLKIAAVVEQETMSTLAERAIEFLLAHPEVLAEYAEQKHGNVHRVYHCPECASALVLRGDELTALVNQPTVIDDNSLSVPALSVELVSAR encoded by the coding sequence ATGGAAGATAAGCAAAAGGTTACGTTGTATCTCTCCCCCGATGTGCACCGCCAGCTAAAGATTGCCGCTGTAGTCGAGCAGGAAACAATGTCCACCCTTGCTGAGCGTGCGATTGAATTTCTGCTGGCTCACCCAGAGGTACTGGCGGAATATGCCGAGCAAAAACATGGCAATGTGCATCGGGTTTATCACTGCCCAGAGTGTGCCAGTGCCCTTGTCCTGCGGGGGGATGAGCTAACGGCCTTGGTCAATCAGCCCACTGTGATTGATGACAACAGCCTCAGTGTTCCTGCGCTCTCCGTCGAGTTGGTGTCTGCCCGCTAG
- a CDS encoding AAA family ATPase, with protein MQEELSILIQAQYPLIYLLTSEEERAEQAIATIAQSQVGPQGRSPRKLYIWTVTHGMVEYGHPRNNSHHNTVSPEAAIQWVVHQREPGIYVFKDLHPFIDSPPVTRSLRDAIASFKSSHKTIILMSPEAAQRIPVELEKEIVVVDYPLPSINELDEVLRQQLDPRDRRLTPEAREKLVKATLGLTRDEAEKVFRKAKVTAGRLTEAEVDIILSEKKQLIRRNGILEYMEVDETIDSVGGLEELKVWLRQRANAFSEKAREYGLPQPKGMLILGVPGCGKSLIAKTTSRLWGLPLLRLDMGRVYDGSMVGRSEANLRNALKTAESISPAILFIDEMDKAFAGGAGSSDSDGGTSSRIFGSFLTWMQEKKSPVFVLATANRVERLPGEFLRKGRFDEIFFVDLPNAEERKEIFRIHLTKRRREIDRFDLEQLANICDGFSGAEIEQAIIAAMYEAFAQGREFTQLDIIAASRATQPLSKTMQEQVTALRDWARQRARPAAASVAEYQRLEF; from the coding sequence GTGCAAGAAGAGTTGAGTATCCTAATCCAAGCGCAATATCCGTTGATCTACCTCCTGACCTCTGAAGAAGAGCGGGCTGAACAGGCGATCGCCACCATTGCCCAAAGTCAAGTCGGGCCTCAAGGGCGGTCTCCCCGCAAGCTCTACATCTGGACAGTGACCCACGGCATGGTTGAGTATGGCCATCCCCGCAACAATAGTCACCACAATACCGTCTCACCGGAAGCCGCCATTCAATGGGTTGTTCACCAACGGGAACCGGGCATCTACGTCTTCAAGGATTTGCACCCCTTCATTGATTCGCCCCCTGTCACTCGTTCTTTACGGGACGCGATCGCTAGCTTCAAGAGCAGCCACAAAACCATTATCCTCATGTCCCCTGAAGCGGCGCAGCGAATTCCCGTTGAACTAGAAAAAGAAATCGTTGTTGTTGACTATCCCCTACCCAGTATTAACGAACTAGATGAAGTTCTCAGGCAACAGTTAGATCCCCGCGATCGCCGCCTCACCCCGGAAGCACGGGAAAAGCTCGTCAAAGCCACCCTGGGTCTGACGCGGGATGAAGCCGAAAAAGTCTTTCGCAAAGCCAAAGTCACCGCTGGGCGGCTCACCGAAGCGGAGGTGGACATCATCCTCTCCGAGAAAAAGCAACTCATCCGCCGCAACGGCATCCTCGAATACATGGAAGTGGATGAAACCATTGATTCTGTGGGGGGCCTAGAGGAACTGAAAGTATGGTTACGTCAGCGCGCCAACGCCTTCAGTGAAAAGGCTCGTGAATACGGCTTACCGCAACCGAAAGGGATGTTGATTTTGGGTGTCCCCGGCTGTGGGAAGTCCCTCATTGCCAAAACCACCTCCCGCCTTTGGGGCTTGCCCCTGCTGCGCCTTGATATGGGTCGGGTCTACGACGGTTCAATGGTGGGGCGATCGGAAGCAAATTTGCGCAATGCGCTGAAAACCGCTGAATCCATTTCCCCTGCCATTCTCTTTATTGACGAAATGGACAAGGCCTTTGCTGGCGGGGCAGGCTCCTCAGACTCCGATGGCGGTACCTCTAGCCGCATCTTTGGCTCCTTCCTAACTTGGATGCAGGAGAAAAAGTCTCCCGTCTTTGTCCTGGCAACAGCCAACCGAGTTGAACGGCTCCCCGGTGAATTCTTGCGCAAAGGCCGCTTTGATGAAATTTTCTTTGTTGATTTGCCCAATGCCGAGGAGCGCAAGGAAATTTTTCGCATTCACCTCACTAAGCGCCGCCGTGAGATTGATCGCTTTGACCTAGAGCAACTGGCCAATATCTGTGATGGCTTTTCTGGTGCCGAGATTGAACAGGCGATCATTGCTGCCATGTACGAAGCCTTTGCCCAAGGGCGGGAGTTTACCCAGTTAGACATTATTGCCGCTAGCCGTGCCACTCAACCCCTTTCCAAGACGATGCAAGAGCAGGTCACGGCACTTCGAGATTGGGCCCGCCAACGGGCGCGCCCGGCGGCAGCTTCAGTGGCTGAATACCAGCGACTGGAGTTCTGA
- a CDS encoding DUF1257 domain-containing protein: MSHFSTLRTKVTDAEILKASLRDLGITVKTNADVRGYNGQRVRADIVAVLDGEYDLGWSRNADGTFDLIADLWGVAKKHNQTELINSINQKYAINKTLAEVKRPGLQNANVKLVVHS; the protein is encoded by the coding sequence ATGTCTCACTTCAGCACCCTGCGTACGAAAGTTACCGATGCTGAAATCTTGAAAGCATCCCTGCGGGATCTGGGCATTACGGTGAAAACCAATGCCGATGTGCGTGGCTACAACGGCCAACGCGTTCGTGCCGACATCGTTGCCGTCCTCGACGGTGAGTACGATCTGGGCTGGTCTCGCAATGCTGATGGCACCTTTGATCTCATTGCTGACCTCTGGGGTGTGGCCAAAAAACACAACCAAACCGAGCTAATCAACTCGATCAACCAAAAATATGCCATCAACAAAACCTTGGCTGAGGTGAAGCGCCCTGGCCTTCAGAATGCCAACGTCAAGCTTGTGGTGCATAGCTAA
- a CDS encoding site-specific DNA-methyltransferase: protein MSSGQPIQERFSPEARLVIATGDVCEVVRQVPDEAMTLIFTSPPYNLGKAYETPVAIEDYLQSQSRVMAELYRVLRPEGSLCWQVGNFVQRGEVYPLDILFYPLFKRLGLKLRNRIIWKFGHGLHATKRFSGRYETILWFTKSDDYIFNLDAVRIPAKYPGKRHFKGPKKGKPSGNPLGKNPSDIWEIVLQDWQELVWDIPNVKSNHPEKTLHPCQFPIELVERCVLALSHEGDWVFDPYMGVGSSLLAALMHNRRAMGCEQEPVYVNIARQRIQAYENGTLPYRPLGRPVYTPTGQEKIVQIPEEWQQ, encoded by the coding sequence TTGAGTTCTGGTCAACCTATTCAAGAACGCTTTTCTCCAGAGGCTAGGCTCGTGATTGCCACCGGGGATGTCTGTGAGGTGGTTCGTCAGGTGCCGGATGAGGCCATGACGCTCATCTTTACGTCGCCGCCCTACAACCTCGGCAAGGCCTACGAAACGCCGGTGGCGATCGAGGACTATCTCCAAAGCCAAAGCAGAGTGATGGCTGAGCTATATCGGGTGCTCCGGCCAGAGGGAAGTCTGTGCTGGCAAGTGGGGAATTTTGTTCAAAGGGGAGAGGTGTATCCCTTGGATATTTTGTTTTATCCCCTCTTCAAGCGATTGGGTTTGAAGCTGCGCAATCGCATCATTTGGAAATTTGGCCATGGTCTCCATGCCACAAAGCGCTTTTCTGGCCGCTATGAAACGATCCTCTGGTTCACAAAGTCAGATGACTACATCTTTAATTTGGATGCGGTGCGCATTCCAGCCAAATATCCAGGGAAACGCCACTTCAAGGGTCCTAAGAAGGGCAAACCCTCGGGCAATCCCTTGGGTAAAAATCCATCGGATATCTGGGAAATCGTTCTTCAGGATTGGCAAGAACTGGTGTGGGATATTCCCAATGTCAAGTCCAATCATCCCGAAAAAACGCTCCATCCCTGCCAATTTCCCATTGAGTTGGTGGAGCGGTGCGTTCTTGCCCTCAGCCATGAGGGGGATTGGGTCTTTGACCCCTATATGGGGGTGGGATCATCGCTCTTGGCTGCCCTAATGCATAATCGGCGGGCAATGGGCTGTGAGCAGGAACCCGTTTATGTCAACATTGCTCGCCAACGGATTCAGGCCTATGAAAATGGCACCCTGCCTTACCGTCCCCTTGGCAGACCGGTGTACACCCCCACAGGACAGGAGAAAATAGTGCAAATTCCTGAGGAGTGGCAACAGTAA